One Monomorium pharaonis isolate MP-MQ-018 chromosome 4, ASM1337386v2, whole genome shotgun sequence DNA segment encodes these proteins:
- the LOC105840666 gene encoding uncharacterized protein LOC105840666, translating into MKREYAEFFAEYEALQHMIKTPNADEFPNYIYSSSSGSSSDQFNYATDVAKMYRQILIDERDRDYQRILWLDGGSKVKEYQLCTVTYGTTPAPFLALRVLEQLVKDKGHGFPLAASVLRENVYVDDFLFGAEDIPLLRQTRNQVCDLLKRDGFILRKWASNQPKLLSDIPPENHGLAGDKILALNDNITVLGITWNPTRDSFQFSIALAIPTTKRAVLSTIAKLFDPLGWVTPVTLAAEVFMQQLWRLKLQWDDIIPEQIGYDADTAHLESHGFADASTVAYAAVVYLRVTSLSGMIVTTLLAGKSRVSPLKPMTIPRLELSAAILLSRLIEFVGNSLNLTLLTVPCYCWTDSTVTLTCLSRHPSQLKTFIAHRIADVQARLPDAAWAHVSTNDNPADYASRRLLGNQLNSCEKWWRGPSWLTLSSSE; encoded by the exons ATGAAAAGGGAATATGCGGAGTTTTTTGCGGAGTACGAAGCTCTACAACATATGATTAAAACTCCAAACGCCGACGAGTTcccaaattatatatattcctcATCATCCGGTAGTTCGAGCGACCAGTTCAACTACGCGA CCGATGTGGCTAAGATGTATCGCCAAATCCTTATTGATGAGCGCGATCGTGATTACCAGCGAATTCTTTGGCTCGACGGAGGGTCAAAAGTTAAGGAATATCAACTATGTACCGTGACGTACGGAACAACTCCGGCACCATTTTTAGCTCTGCGAGTGTTAGAACAATTAGTTAAAGACAAAGGTCATGGGTTTCCGTTAGCTGCATCGGTGTTGAGGGAGAACGTTTACGTGGATGATTTCCTGTTCGGGGCCGAGGACATCCCCTTGCTGCGTCAGACGCGAAATCAAGTGTGCGATCTCCTAAAGAGGGACGGTTTCATCCTGCGTAAATGGGCGAGCAATCAACCCAAATTGCTCTCAGATATTCCGCCTGAGAATCACGGTTTAGCTGGTGATAAAATTCTCGCGCTTAACGATAACATCACGGTTCTAGGAATCACGTGGAATCCCACACGCGATAGCTTTCAATTTAGCATCGCTTTAGCAATTCCCACCACGAAGCGGGCCGTTCTATCGACTATCGCGAAGCTTTTCGATCCTCTCGGTTGGGTCACACCGGTCACCCTCGCTGCCGAGGTATTTATGCAGCAATTGTGGCGCCTTAAGTTGCAATGGGATGACATCATCCCGGAACAA ATCGGTTATGATGCCGACACCGCGCATCTCGAGAGCCACGGCTTCGCCGACGCGTCCACGGTCGCGTACGCTGCGGTCGTTTACCTACGCGTCACGTCACTATCCGGAATGATCGTTACCACCCTACTGGCAGGTAAATCAAGGGTATCCCCTCTCAAGCCCATGACGATTCCGCGATTGGAATTGTCCGCTGCGATTTTGCTGTCGAGACTCATCGAATTTGTTGGCAACTCTCTTAACTTAACTCTTTTAACTGTTCCGTGTTACTGCTGGACGGACTCTACCGTTACATTAACCTGCCTCAGCAGACATCCATCTCAATTAAAAACCTTTATCGCGCATCGAATCGCCGATGTTCAAGCGAGACTGCCTGATGCTGCTTGGGCTCACGTGTCGACAAATGACAATCCTGCGGATTATGCGTCCCGGAGGCTGCTCGGAAACCAGCTAAATTCTTGTGAGAAATGGTGGCGAGGACCATCGTGGCTCACTCTCTCCTCATCCGAGTGA